One stretch of Narcine bancroftii isolate sNarBan1 chromosome 8, sNarBan1.hap1, whole genome shotgun sequence DNA includes these proteins:
- the nexmifb gene encoding neurite extension and migration factor: protein MRKEAEYRLRDATSRSAAFPGIKLNLFAEISGIKLNSNSDRVSETNMETAESCGAGKIMKSYSATDAAVTLSSFTSPKENELGHRVLSLPISKEGSALDPPSPLRLADVPEHTSNDSSTHAISLTSCVTKSASYLSEPEDSDKAPFRYTEPKGISLLSDDCLMQQSRTCLGCFIESKESIDAEPGISMKIGDMNRDCDTCSVSDVGIQCMSTGESARYGDQLLSDQLLSFTVHKSRTTDKRDVEKSDSESEDITQKHYYEGLLLDKCNGDEALLSNPSQDWAYFESFISESKIELLDLCSKNELSVNLFAEEEVDNYMFDDESTLSSDVCSLKIRYESFQDNVREKTNALQEEAQFSFFPNVISNCTKKESKASVKTNLDASQIKSDEIAIWDDEDQAEERVGLQKYGSTVDVKLYAASKRNHFFEANNSVEDSGEYSDDSYGTDSSYDTLKGSVDGTGYLSRQKANCSGQPNYALRAKRKVRYSDDYLYDVDSIENEKISGKKEWVADGPKKEDDDEWCPRKRRKSARRGPPVIIKYIIINRFKGQKDMRVKVCKIDATQTRVCLTEEALGKYEKLAPLKEFWLQRQAERVLKVRTERRKRLHLNSSVSDVFLSHSAKRKSKQFASRHRARRVRLELGPNKQIACSFDPLEAQMLNNAEREDMTLIDSQTFAIEIPSGEKGLCSTHMASGTTSVRSKPQGKFENRVKEKGRLKRLKLKAEAKLRNTSKKHKILVSDDFEAMSNASEVDSSVKRQNSSGSLMTDAIHCTPDNTHSSKLCHTKAAAKNSSFSPATCSSDKSVPSVNTVATMQVIPGGYLQTLLEASDSISHNGLSYFPNHSVVASKGQDRFNPSNLTQSCVMSPSSESEPQQSPIYQDKTPSFEKLWHAKQEYSALRGAAILSMNLEGAVSLPTEAASLSGTITDTYQQIDMHSNGLVHNKNYSHNQPLQSNTSYQSCIIEDSNGNFQLHRDSVAPDDTRLISFDSVGSLSASSNNFSSLSLKSCENDGEDDMSDDFLAHCSPKLVIQQSIDEVAPLKESADLLDISNFTPDRFRQVTLAEISPPITPDLSPGVVGPEVKTLGKPKDFQERAQAMLGDPNEMKWGPAPQSHDQSTETFILNNHQFQFHSFNNEDSSELIQKDPFEKQDGMGKLNNRGQKAKRKSISSKHATSNQSSTPKGARKPRKPKSAKTTEKAQNRNNLRQTSGTSKAPKKSLTATHPKRNDQVQMSTANSKTLNALVSKNSISPCVQLQSESFPHRGPGTVRGRKQTGGNCIWPLSKKSSGDWAGHNVANHNNLLDDDQREFEEPSNILSNIASGMAEVQRFMMASIEPIWTPGSHNIVSATCQSIEANSLKWKTLNILGGTTSESKRKSNSSLPAKNRRATSKALCNKNPAKCTVPLTNAPTGPNSEFNFSSGIRSGIGDRSSDTSSIPANNGPIHKKMYRHKATLKLSGDEKIKVKRADREHKNPFVTVSLEKLR, encoded by the exons ATGAGGAAGGAAGCTGAATATCGGCTTAGAGATGCTACCTCAAGGAGTGCAGCCTTCCCTGGCATCAAACTGAATTTATTCGCTGAAATCTCTGGAATCAAGCTTAATAGCAACAGTGACCGAGTTTCTGAGACA AACATGGAAACAGCAG AATCATGTGGAGCAGGGAAAATTATGAAGTCTTACAGTGCTACAGATGCTGCAGTTACCTTATCATCTTTCACTTCACCAAAAGAAAATGAACTTGGCCACAGGGTGTTATCTTTACCAATTTCAAAAGAGGGCAGTGCCTTGGACCCGCCCTCTCCTCTGAGACTAGCTGATGTGCCTGAACATACTTCAAACGATTCCTCCACACATGCCATTTCCCTTACATCTTGTGTTACAAAGAGTGCCAGTTATTTGTCTGAACCAGAGGATTCTGACAAAGCCCCATTTAGGTACACGGAGCCTAAAGGCATTTCATTGCTGTCTGACGATTGTTTGATGCAACAGAGCAGAACCTGTTTGGGCTGCTTCATTGAATCAAAAGAAAGCATTGATGCAGAGCCTGGAATAAGCATGAAGATAGGTGACATGAACAGGGATTGTGATACCTGTTCAGTCTCTGACGTAGGGATTCAATGCATGAGTACAGGAGAAAGTGCAAGATATGGGGATCAGCTGCTTTCAGACCAATTGTTGAGCTTTACTGTGCACAAGTCTAGGACTACAgacaaaagagatgtggagaaatctgACAGTGAGTCAGAAGATATTACTCAAAAACATTACTATGAAGGATTACTTCTGGACAAATGCAATGGAGATGAAGCTTTACTGTCAAATCCTAGTCAAGATTGGGCTTATTTTGAGTCTTTTAttagtgaaagtaaaatagaactGCTTGACCTGTGCTCCAAAAACGAGCTGTCAGTCAATCTTTTTGCAGAGGAAGAAGTGGACAATTACATGTTTGATGATGAATCGACTCTTAGTAGTGATGTCTGCTCTTTAAAGATTAGGTACGAATCTTTTCAAGACAACGTCAGAGAAAAGACAAATGCACTTCAGGAAGAAGCCCAGTTCAGCTTCTTTCCAAATGTCATTTCAAACTGCACAAAAAAGGAAAGCAAAGCTTCTGTAAAAACGAATTTAGatgcatcacaaatcaaatcTGATGAGATTGCTATCTGGGATGATGAGGACCAAGCAGAAGAGAGAGTAGGATTACAAAAGTACGGCAGCACCGTGGATGTAAAGCTATATGCAGCTTCGAAGAGGAATCATTTCTTTGAAGCCAACAATTCAGTGGAAGATTCAGGAGAATACAGTGATGACAGCTATGGAACCGATTCCTCGTATGACACCCTTAAGGGCAGTGTGGATGGCACTGGGTATCTATCAAGACAAAAAGCAAATTGCTCTGGTCAACCAAATTATGCATTGCGTGCCAAAAGGAAAGTGCGGTATAGTGACGACTACCTGTATGATGTTGATTCCATAGAAAATGAAAAGATTTCAGGGAAGAAGGAATGGGTAGCAGATGGTCCAAAGAAGGAAGACGATGACGAATGGTGTCCACGAAAACGTCGAAAATCAGCTCGGAGGGGTCCTCCAGTTATTATTAAATATATAATTATTAATAGGTTCAAAGGTCAAAAAGATATGCGAGTGAAAGTCTGTAAAATTGATGCCACCCAAACCAGAGTTTGTCTAACAGAGGAAGCATTAGGTAAATATGAAAAACTTGCACCTTTAAAGGAATTTTGGCTCCAAAGACAAGCTGAGCGAGTGTTAAAAGTGCGAACTGAAAGAAGAAAGAGGCTGCATTTGAATAGCTCAGTATCTGATGTGTTTCTTTCTCATTCTGCCAAGAGGAAAAGCAAGCAATTTGCAAGCAGACACAGGGCCCGTAGGGTTCGGCTAGAGCTAGGCCCCAACAAGCAGATTGCATGCTCTTTTGATCCACTGGAAGCTCAGATGCTGAACAATGCTGAAAGAGAGGACATGACACTCATAGATTCCCAGACATTTGCAATTGAAATCCCCAGTGGTGAAAAGGGATTGTGCTCCACCCACATGGCATCAGGGACCACTTCAGTGAGAAGCAAACCACAAGGAAAGTTTGAGAATAGAGTCAAGGAGAAGGGGCGACTAAAGAGATTAAAGTTAAAGGCAGAAGCCAAACTCAGAAACACCAGCAAAAAGCACAAGATATTAGTAAGTGATGACTTTGAGGCAATGAGCAATGCAAGTGAAGTTGATTCATCTGTAAAGAGGCAGAATAGTTCAGGTAGTCTTATGACTGATGCTATTCATTGTACACCAGACAACACCCATTCGTCTAAGTTGTGCCATACAAAGGCTGCTGCTAAGAATTCTTCTTTCTCACCAGCCACCTGCTCATCTGACAAGTCTGTGCCATCTGTGAATACTGTAGCTACTATGCAAGTAATCCCTGGGGGGTATTTACAGACACTGCTGGAAGCATCTGATTCCATCAGTCACAATGGACTCTCCTACTTTCCCAATCATTCAGTGGTTGCTTCCAAGGGACAGGACCGTTTTAACCCTTCAAACCTAACACAAAGCTGTGTGATGTCCCCATCCTCTGAATCTGAGCCACAGCAGTCCccaatttaccaagacaaaacGCCATCCTTTGAGAAGCTGTGGCATGCAAAGCAGGAGTATTCAGCTCTTAGAGGAGCCGCCATTCTGTCGATGAATCTGGAGGGTGCAGTATCACTGCCAACCGAAGCTGCTAGTCTTTCAGGAACTATCACTGATACTTATCAACAAATAGATATGCACAGTAACGGGCTTGTACACAACAAAAATTATTCCCACAACCAGCCACTGCAGTCAAATACCAGCTATCAATCATGCATAATAGAAGACAGTAATGGCAATTTTCAGCTCCATCGAGATTCAGTAGCTCCAGATGACACCAGGCTCATCAGTTTTGATTCAGTGGGTTCTTTGTCAGCAAGCTCCAATAACTTTAGCTCTTTAAGTTTGAAGTCATGTGAAAATGACGGCGAGGATGATATGAGTGATGACTTTTTGGCCCATTGCAGCCCCAAGCTAGTAATTCAGCAAAGCATTGACGAAGTTGCACCTCTGAAGGAATCTGCAGACCTCCTTGACATCTCAAACTTTACTCCCGATCGATTCAGGCAGGTGACGCTCGCCGAGATTTCTCCTCCAATTACGCCGGATCTATCCCCTGGAGTAGTGGGACCAGAAGTCAAAACTTTAGGTAAGCCCAAAGACTTTCAGGAGCGTGCTCAAGCAATGCTTGGGGACCCAAATGAAATGAAGTGGGGCCCAGCGCCCCAGTCGCATGATCAGTCCACTGAGACTTTTATTTTGAATAATCATCAGTTTCAGTTTCATTCCTTCAATAATGAAGATAGCAGTGAGCTAATTCAGAAGGATCCATTTGAAAAGCAAGATGGCATGGGGAAATTAAACAATAGAGGGCAAAAAGCAAAAAGGAAAAGTATTTCCAGTAAGCATGCGACCTCGAACCAAAGCTCAACTCCAAAAGGGGCGAGAAAGCCAAGGAAGCCAAAATCTGCTAAAACTACTGAGAAAGCTCAAAACCGAAATAATTTGCGTCAGACTTCTGGGACTTCCAAAGCCCCCAAAAAATCGCTCACTGCCACACACCCGAAAAGGAATGATCAGGTGCAGATGTCTACTGCCAACTCCAAGACGTTGAATGCTCTAGTTAGCAAGAACAGCATATCACCTTGTGTTCAGCTGCAAAGTGAATCCTTTCCACATCGTGGTCCTGGCACTGTACGGGGTAGAAAACAAACTGGGGGTAACTGCATCTGGCCTTTGAGTAAAAAGTCCAGTGGAGACTGGGCTGGACACAATGTTGCCAACCACAATAACCTGTTAGATGATGATCAGAGAGAATTTGAAGAACCAAGTAATATACTTTCTAATATTGCTTCTGGAATGGCTGAAGTCCAACGTTTTATGATGGCTTCCATTGAACCAATATGGACGCCTGGAAGCCATAACATTGTCTCAGCTACATGCCAGTCAATTGAAGCAAATAGCCTGAAGTGGAAAACCCTGAATATTTTGGGTGGTACCACATCAGAATCAAAAAGGAAATCAAATAGTTCTTTGCCTGCTAAAAACCGGAGAGCAACATCCAAGGCCTTATGTAATAAAAATCCTGCAAAATGCACAGTTCCTCTTACCAATGCACCGACCGGTCCTAACAGTGAATTTAATTTCAGCTCTGGCATACGAAGTGGCATTGGTGACAGAAGCTCTGACACTTCAAGTATTCCTGCCAATAATGGCCCCATCCACAAAAAAATGTACCGTCACAAAGCAACATTAAAATTGTCAGGAGACGAAAAGATTAAGGTAAAGAGAGCAGATCGTGAGCACAAGAACCCATTTGTGACAGTCTCTCTTGAAAAACTGAGGTAA